Within Spinacia oleracea cultivar Varoflay chromosome 4, BTI_SOV_V1, whole genome shotgun sequence, the genomic segment GTGTTTGAACGACCATGGTGGCGGGTTGATGCGGCAAAGGCAGTAGCAGGAAGAGTTGGATCAGTCCTTGCTTGTTGGATGGATAATTCCTTGTTGATTAACTTTTCATGGAGCTCCTCGAATGATATGGGAGTATCTCTAGCATGCACCGAGTCAATGACAGATTGATAGGAGTCATCGAGGCATGAGAGTACTCGGTCAATGAGATCCTCATGTTCATATTGTTTTCCCAAAGCAGCAAGGCGGTCAACACATTCTTTGAGTGACTGCATATAATCAGAGATGGAGAGATTGCCTTTGACAATGCGGTTAAGCTTGTCTTTGATTTGGTTAATGTGGCCTCTTGAAGGGAGGGCATAGGTACGATTGAGTTTGTCCCATAGCTGGGCAGAAGTTTTGGCCTGAGAAACAAGAGGAATGAGGTTAGGAGAGAATGTATCTATAAGTGCACCAAACAGTAGGCGATCTTGTCGTTTCCAGAATGCATGGTTGGGGTTTGGTTCTTGCACGCCATCATCATTTGTGATGGCAGAGGGGGGACATTCAAGGGAGCCATCAACATAGGAGAAGAGGTCATGACCCTCTAAGATAGCTTCAACCTAGAGTTTCCAGGAAAGGTAATTGGTGGGGGTTAGTTTGATAGCATTATGAATATTGAGGAAGGTGTAAAGTTTGGAGGGATCATTGCCATTGGGGATTTGGTAGGATGGAGTGGAGTTGGTAGAAGCCATAGGAGAAGCAGAGGAATGAGATTGAACGGTAGTTATAGGATCAAAAACTCTGATACCATATAGAAGAGTTTAAGAGAAGGGATGATTTTACCATTCCATGTTCACAAATATATACTGGTACAAGGTAGTTACAAGAGAGCTAAATAAGGCTATACAAGATATGTGAGACTGAAGTCAAGGTGAATAATACGTAATTGATATGTAAATAATATATATGCAAATAATATCCCTAAAATTATGGAATGATATATGCAGGATAACCGTTGGTATAGACTTTGATTATCATCATAAGTCAAACCTTATTATCGTTGACAACAACTCAATACTCAATATACAAAGATCAATTAGTAAGTTTTTCACATGAACATTTTGCAAATATTTACTTAATTTAAGATGATTAAAAGCTGTTGTATTATACAATAATACATATACCATATACTAATACTTGGTAGAATCGTACGTAGGATACTAGTATCTCACCTCATATTCCCTTGTTAACATCAGATGTTGTGGATCTTGCCCTTggaagagccctctcccatttATTTAATACAaagaaatatatgttcaattgTTCATATCAGAATGAATTTAAAGATAGTTTACACACACAAAGAAGAGCACAACTAGGGGCATCCATAATACAAATATGTTTTCTAACCATATTTAGAACTAAGTGTGCCTCAGCTCATGGCTAACCATGGATGAATGCTTCAAGAAAAGCTGGATAAAGATCGTGTGAAGAACGAGTCAGTTCTTGCTGCTTCAGACGTATGTATCAAGCTTTGACTTTGACTTTCAGTTTCAGTTTCAGTTACAGACAGTTGTTTCAGCTTCTTAGATCCAAGATACATCAACTCATGACCATATGATTTATTCGGCTCCAGAATTAGTTCTTGAACCGCGATGTTTCCTTCAAGCATGTTTAGTGCTGCCGACATAGTAGGCCTAAGTGCTGGAGATGGATTTGTGCATAGTAGTGCAACTTGAATCATAATTGATGCTTCTTCCTTGTTGTAATCAGTTCCCAGTGTTGGATCCATCAGTTCCATCAAGTCTCCTTTTTGTTTCAAAACAAAGGCCTGGAATGTAATTAAAGATTAAcatcatacttcctccgttttttaatactcgcaacgtttggactttatACATTATTCACATATTCAACTTTGACTATTGTTCctgatttatacgtaagataaaacatattcatgtgggactcttgttagattcatctcaatgtgtactttcaaaatatcaacttttttaatttttgcttaagaatttaagatattaattatcaaagttgtgcattagtAAAGCATGATACCTAGATAAAGTATACTCCCTCAGACTGGAAATAATATTCGCATTGTCCCAAACTCCTAATTACGGATTCCTCATAATGTCACTAAAATACCTTTTATAATGAAGAAAATGCGACTTTTTTCCAAAACATCCCAAATATATGtgattacggagtattatttccCAAATATACGTGATTATCTGCACAGTAATTAACGAAGTATATGGTTAGGTCAAATTTACCCAATCCAGGAGACAAAAGTAATCTTCTTCAGGCAGAAATTTCATGTTGCTTCTTCCAGCCATGACTTCTAAGACAACAACCCCAAAGCTGTAAACATCAGCTTTGGGTGTCAAATACCCCCGCAATGCATATTCTGGAGCCATGTATCCTCTGCAAAAGAAGACTATTATTGATTTCTAAACTGTAGCAGTTAATTAGAGTTGTATTGTCCACCTTGTATATGCTTTGTATATATTTTGTTCTAGTTGTCATTGTTTGTAACAAACTCTAATATGATCACATAAATTCTTCCCATTGTTTCTCTAGATTTCTTCTGAATCTTAATGGATTTTACCTCTCTTGTTTAAGGAGTCAATGTGATAGAAATCTTTTCAAAGAGATTATGAGTAAAATATATGGAAATGACAAGCTTTGGTGCAAAATATGATAGGTATTAAGCAAAAACATACTGGTTATAATACTAAGAGACGTTTAGAAAATGAAATTACATTTGAAAAGATAGGAAATTGCTTTGGTTGGTTCCAAGTCCAATTTATACGAGTTAAATAGATAAAGATCAATGCTTGGTGTTTCAAAGAATTGGCTTACATTGTTCCAGCAGCTCTAGTGCTAATGTGTGTAACATCCTCTTCGTTAAGCTTTGCCAACccaaagtctgaaatttttggGTTAAGGTCACGATCAAGCAATATGTTTGtagctttgatgtctctatgaatcatttttattcttgtttcttCGTGCAGGAAGGCCAAACCCCTAGCAATACCTGTGCATATCCTTTTCCTCGTAGGCCAATCTAATCTCAACTGAACATGGTCTGAACCTTCATCCAGAAATATGTCAGCTTTTAAAACTTTGTAGGCACAATcttatcacaaattcttatttacaagtagTGTACAATACACTGGAGTTAAATTTAACTCAAAATACTTAGAAGTTACCCTTACATAGGTAAAAGTTGTCtattttttagtaataaattttttcattttaataaaaatgatTTCTTCAaattactaataatgtataaaattaattatataaccctttaaaatgtttatctatcaactttttttttataatataaaagttactcAAAACATATTATAagttaaaaaaaagaagtaaaagttacaaaaatctGGATAGAAGTTACTCTGGTAGTCTAGTGtacgataaatttattgtacaccttgtgcatgcaagaccttttgcaaTTTTCAGCCAAAATAACACCAAGAATTTGTGCAAATTGTGTAATCTCTATATAGTTGTTACAACAAGAACAAGATAAAGAAAAAACCAATATAAGTACTTACCAAAGAGAGCATGTCCAAGGTCCTTGTTCTCCATGTACTCATACACCAGCACCAACTGGCTTGTATCAACACAACACCCGTACAATCTCACGAGATTAGGATGATACAAACTAGAAATCATACCAATTTCATTCACAAATTCCCGATTCCCTTGGGATGATTTGGCTGAAAGTTGTTTGACAGCAATATGTGTACCATCTGACAAGGTTCCCTACATCAAAATTCAGTACAAGATTTTCACTTTTCCTCCCAAATTCGTCCATAACAAATATGGATTCATACATCAACCATGAAAAGTAGAGTTACATACCTTAAACACAGGTCCAAACCCACCTTCTCCTAACTTACTAGCAGCATTGAAGTTGTTACAGGCAGACTTGATTTGTTTATAAGCGAAGAGACCAATTTGTGGGTTCAACACTCGCAACTCTGACCAtaatataacaataatattcagaatggaaaaaaatttgaataatcatAGTAAAAGAAACCCATCTAATAAGACATAAAAAATCATGCTTTCTACTGATATGCATATAATAGAAATACTTTCTCATTATCGTGTTTCATTTCTGCTATCTATAGGTAACATTAGTTAACACATaagataatttaattttttgtatAAAACAGAGATTACGATTTAGAGAAGGACAGGATAATGTTAACTACTATGAATCCTAAACACGAGGTGACATTTTGATTGGTCAGCTTTTCACTTCGTAATTCTGCACATATTAAGCTTCCACTTAGCTTAACAATAAGGGAACTCCTTCATATGTGTTGCAACTTGCAACTATAGTAAGATTGTACCAATtgcctgttggttcagtggtgattggggctgaacttggtagggagaactcgtgttctatcccccgcaacaacaattgggagggactgaaacctatccacccagaactcgccccgaatccggattagccctaagggtgaaccgggtgctaacaccaaaaaagtAGTAAGATTGTCGGGCATTCGACTGCAAGGTTTTTAAGTTGCATCCTGAATTATGAAGTTTGTCGAATTCAAGAATCAAGAGGATAATCGCTACTGTGCAATCTCATGAGAATTAGTTAGGTTCAGCATCTTCAGCCATTATCATGTTCTCCTGTATCTGATACCTTTTACTCTACCCCTTTTGATTTAACATCTTCTTTACTGTTGAGAAGGTAGTCTATACTATAGTCCCCAAAACCTCCCACTTTACTTGCGCAATTGTTACTCAACCTAACACTGAATGCACTTATTAACTGTGTTTTTCTTTTATCATTAATTCGCATCACACAACCTAACACTGAATGCACTTGTTAACCATGTTTTTCTTTTATCATTAACTCGCATCTCTCGATAAACTCGTATCTGTAACTTATCTACTTATACTGAACCATCTTACCGAGAGGCTTCCACTAAATTTATTTGGATATATACAAGCAATGAGAAAGGAAATTTTCAACTACAGCATCTTACATATAATCAAAACATGTGAGGAATTGACAAATAAAGTTCTGAACAGAACACACTGACCTTGTTCCTTTGCTCGGATATTTGCCATACGGCGTTTCCACCAAAAAATACCAACCACTATGACAAAAAGGCATGATGTAACTCCTATCAGAACCCACTTGACTATTTTCCAGTCAAAAGGAGGGTTGGACTCTGCATATAGAAGTGATATAAGATCTCACATTTTCACATATGTGAGGAATCTTGCTTGAAGACAAATTTAAGATACCAGAAAATCCGCATCCTTCCATGTTTTGCAACAATAAAATGTTTGAAATACTGAAAATTATTGCAGGAAGCTGTGTTAACTAATTCTAGCATTTTACAGTTCATTTCAGTTATTATGATGATGCAAGATGAATGTCTCTGTGACCAATAAATTGGGGCTATAATTGATGTTTGTGAATTACCACCAAGAATATatgaagtatatattttttgatcAAGATTCAAGATTACAATAGTTCTaattaaaagataaataaatgAACTTGAGCTTGCAATCTGATGTATAACTTACGCGACTCCACTGAAATTGCTGAAATAAGAGGACCATAATTTCCAAGATCTGGAACTCGTATACTCCCTTTTCCAGTGTAGTGGAAGCGAACTTCTATTGATTTTGTTACTGGTATGTTTCTGAAAGTTTTATTGACAGCCTTATTTGTTCCATTCGCTTCCTTAGCAATATCAAAATCCTTGGCATACAACTTTTCCTGCATGAAATCCAACTCTATAAATGCACACTTCTTCAATTTCAGCAACCAGTAATTAACACTTATTGCTACTACATCTCTGAGATAATGAGAGAGAGAAATATAAACCTGGATAAAAATATCAAATACCCGCCTACCACTGCTCGTGTATGAACCATCATCTGTAAAGACAATTTCAGAAAAGGAAAGGGTCACAGTGTAGTTCCCTTTTGCCAAGCAACGGCCATAGTAGGTTAGAGATGTAGCAGAGATTCGTGCTTCTTTGTACAACTGTGTGTCATTCATTCTTAATATCGAAGAATTCCGTGCTATATTTGTAGGAACTTCAG encodes:
- the LOC110798292 gene encoding probable LRR receptor-like serine/threonine-protein kinase At1g07650 isoform X2, giving the protein MNHHTINAHRTEITPRYYSMAAAALSGCGCGGGGGAVTLVVVLFSVLHLLMSFGVCTDSLDVHCSNTTSANEVKSLREIARQVRKPDWNCSADPCINISTPTCWNTKDDWKFYTNSINCTCHNSRWHVSDINWRGQNLTGILPRSLRELPYLKRIDLSRNVLTGTIPRGWADAKLEFVSLFANRLSGPIPKYLGNITTLINLSIESNQFNGTIPPELGNLVYLSELTLNDNKLTGKLPLELKNLANLRVLRLSSNNFNGSLPDHFENYSKLQKLEMIGSGFEGPIPSSISFLHNINELRIGDLNGEGSKFPPLRNLTKLNTLVLRNCNITGGIPQYIGNMQKLKDILDLSFNKLTGSVPYIPALKDLILTSNMLNGPIPSWITDTNGYSHVDLSYNNFDDTLVESLCNRGTLNLYRCNARQKTLDSSACLRSLRCSKARYSLHINCGGQQTTIGKITYEQDSEPNGNAEFFRNSSKKADWGFSSTGEFWKAEVPTNIARNSSILRMNDTQLYKEARISATSLTYYGRCLAKGNYTVTLSFSEIVFTDDGSYTSSGRRVFDIFIQEKLYAKDFDIAKEANGTNKAVNKTFRNIPVTKSIEVRFHYTGKGSIRVPDLGNYGPLISAISVESQSNPPFDWKIVKWVLIGVTSCLFVIVVGIFWWKRRMANIRAKEQELRVLNPQIGLFAYKQIKSACNNFNAASKLGEGGFGPVFKGTLSDGTHIAVKQLSAKSSQGNREFVNEIGMISSLYHPNLVRLYGCCVDTSQLVLVYEYMENKDLGHALFDHVQLRLDWPTRKRICTGIARGLAFLHEETRIKMIHRDIKATNILLDRDLNPKISDFGLAKLNEEDVTHISTRAAGTIGYMAPEYALRGYLTPKADVYSFGVVVLEVMAGRSNMKFLPEEDYFCLLDWAFVLKQKGDLMELMDPTLGTDYNKEEASIMIQVALLCTNPSPALRPTMSAALNMLEGNIAVQELILEPNKSYGHELMYLGSKKLKQLSVTETETESQSQSLIHTSEAARTDSFFTRSLSSFS
- the LOC110798292 gene encoding probable LRR receptor-like serine/threonine-protein kinase At1g07650 isoform X3 — protein: MNHHTINAHRTEITPRYYSMAAAALSGCGCGGGGGAVTLVVVLFSVLHLLMSFGVCTDSLDVHCSNTTSANEVKSLREIARQVRKPDWNCSADPCINISTPTCWNTKDDWKFYTNSINCTCHNSRWHVSDINWRGQNLTGILPRSLRELPYLKRIDLSRNVLTGTIPRGWADAKLEFVSLFANRLSGPIPKYLGNITTLINLSIESNQFNGTIPPELGNLVYLSELTLNDNKLTGKLPLELKNLANLRVLRLSSNNFNGSLPDHFENYSKLQKLEMIGSGFEGPIPSSISFLHNINELRIGDLNGEGSKFPPLRNLTKLNTLVLRNCNITGGIPQYIGNMQKLKDILDLSFNKLTGSVPYIPALKDLILTSNMLNGPIPSWITDTNGYRNLYRCNARQKTLDSSACLRSLRCSKARYSLHINCGGQQTTIGKITYEQDSEPNGNAEFFRNSSKKADWGFSSTGEFWKAEVPTNIARNSSILRMNDTQLYKEARISATSLTYYGRCLAKGNYTVTLSFSEIVFTDDGSYTSSGRRVFDIFIQEKLYAKDFDIAKEANGTNKAVNKTFRNIPVTKSIEVRFHYTGKGSIRVPDLGNYGPLISAISVESQSNPPFDWKIVKWVLIGVTSCLFVIVVGIFWWKRRMANIRAKEQELRVLNPQIGLFAYKQIKSACNNFNAASKLGEGGFGPVFKGTLSDGTHIAVKQLSAKSSQGNREFVNEIGMISSLYHPNLVRLYGCCVDTSQLVLVYEYMENKDLGHALFGSDHVQLRLDWPTRKRICTGIARGLAFLHEETRIKMIHRDIKATNILLDRDLNPKISDFGLAKLNEEDVTHISTRAAGTIGYMAPEYALRGYLTPKADVYSFGVVVLEVMAGRSNMKFLPEEDYFCLLDWAFVLKQKGDLMELMDPTLGTDYNKEEASIMIQVALLCTNPSPALRPTMSAALNMLEGNIAVQELILEPNKSYGHELMYLGSKKLKQLSVTETETESQSQSLIHTSEAARTDSFFTRSLSSFS
- the LOC110798292 gene encoding probable LRR receptor-like serine/threonine-protein kinase At1g07650 isoform X1; amino-acid sequence: MNHHTINAHRTEITPRYYSMAAAALSGCGCGGGGGAVTLVVVLFSVLHLLMSFGVCTDSLDVHCSNTTSANEVKSLREIARQVRKPDWNCSADPCINISTPTCWNTKDDWKFYTNSINCTCHNSRWHVSDINWRGQNLTGILPRSLRELPYLKRIDLSRNVLTGTIPRGWADAKLEFVSLFANRLSGPIPKYLGNITTLINLSIESNQFNGTIPPELGNLVYLSELTLNDNKLTGKLPLELKNLANLRVLRLSSNNFNGSLPDHFENYSKLQKLEMIGSGFEGPIPSSISFLHNINELRIGDLNGEGSKFPPLRNLTKLNTLVLRNCNITGGIPQYIGNMQKLKDILDLSFNKLTGSVPYIPALKDLILTSNMLNGPIPSWITDTNGYSHVDLSYNNFDDTLVESLCNRGTLNLYRCNARQKTLDSSACLRSLRCSKARYSLHINCGGQQTTIGKITYEQDSEPNGNAEFFRNSSKKADWGFSSTGEFWKAEVPTNIARNSSILRMNDTQLYKEARISATSLTYYGRCLAKGNYTVTLSFSEIVFTDDGSYTSSGRRVFDIFIQEKLYAKDFDIAKEANGTNKAVNKTFRNIPVTKSIEVRFHYTGKGSIRVPDLGNYGPLISAISVESQSNPPFDWKIVKWVLIGVTSCLFVIVVGIFWWKRRMANIRAKEQELRVLNPQIGLFAYKQIKSACNNFNAASKLGEGGFGPVFKGTLSDGTHIAVKQLSAKSSQGNREFVNEIGMISSLYHPNLVRLYGCCVDTSQLVLVYEYMENKDLGHALFGSDHVQLRLDWPTRKRICTGIARGLAFLHEETRIKMIHRDIKATNILLDRDLNPKISDFGLAKLNEEDVTHISTRAAGTIGYMAPEYALRGYLTPKADVYSFGVVVLEVMAGRSNMKFLPEEDYFCLLDWAFVLKQKGDLMELMDPTLGTDYNKEEASIMIQVALLCTNPSPALRPTMSAALNMLEGNIAVQELILEPNKSYGHELMYLGSKKLKQLSVTETETESQSQSLIHTSEAARTDSFFTRSLSSFS